From the genome of Myripristis murdjan chromosome 22, fMyrMur1.1, whole genome shotgun sequence, one region includes:
- the prox2 gene encoding prospero homeobox protein 2, with protein MNLSLPDQNMHNPSEGCIEDDKPDLMIPCFRRNMYDESLASYSNGSIISQLLRKTIHNKRALDESHFYLSSSTIADSGQEDQSSVSSKDSTAEAASPSCHLSTGASPDGERPLNDHLQAKRARVENIIRVMAGSPNSRPHGDSERCETDARESRETREAREAYRENKRKQRLPQHQEHSVGGPANRRAGCSSNGDNCNTKDEECHKLKEQLHSMQRLLRQLQEKFLQVYNQEDPELEDSDETADAVEHDNLGQGTESCYLSNEEDFERKHGRVTAQLKGRMKVEGYLVHQRESQNLQDALKQELSRAVNDCVDKVFQKVSSTGLDLSPQRMCPSPDMQGAERKSQQGGSAQEQPHPEETTAKARSLEYYESTEAQSPQDQTEALSLVVRKPAMTPLSSVAPTVKRPYPLHQPPFQFNYSTPLHDSQILEHLLKYGPHTNFGGLPCMPPSMDRTSPDSVDLPWDTITMRSKVTSSHLGHHPRPAALGPVTVDNLCLPHVKMECGELQNMAERNPYMSLNIQEGLTPNHLKKAKLMFFYTRYPSSNVLKTFFPDVKFNRCITSQLIKWFSNFREFYYIQMEKFARQAIVDGISDVKDISVSRDSELFRALNMHYNKANDFQVPDRFLEVAEITLHEFYNAISTAKDSDPSWKKAIYKVICKLDSDVPEEFKTSSCL; from the exons ATGAACCTCAGTCTCCCTGACCAGAACATGCACAACCCCAGCGAGGGCTGCATAGAGGATGACAAGCCTGATCTCATGATACCTTGTTTCCGCAGAAACATGTACGACGAGTCACTGGCCTCATACTCCAATGGATCCATTATCTCTCAGCTCCTTCGCAAGACCATTCACAACAAGAGGGCTCTAGATGAAAGCCATTTCTACCTGTCCAGCTCCACCATTGCCGACTCCGGACAGGAAGACCAAAGCAGCGTCTCCTCAAAGGACAGCACGGCTGAAGCTGCCTCCCCGAGCTGTCACCTCTCTACAGGAGCCAGCCCAGACGGTGAGCGTCCCCTGAACGACCACCTGCAGGCCAAGAGGGCCCGAGTAGAGAACATCATCAGGGTCATGGCAGGCTCACCCAACAGCAGGCCACATGGAGACAGTGAGAGGTGTGAGACAGATgccagagagagcagagagaccaGGGAGGCAAGAGAAGCTTACAGGGAGAACAAACGCAAACAGAGGTTGCCTCAGCATCAGGAGCACAGTGTTGGAGGCCCGGCAAACAGACGAGCTGGATGCAGCAGCAACGGAGATAACTGCAACACCAAGGACGAGGAGTGCCACAAGCTGAAAGAGCAGCTCCACAGCATGCAAAGGCTCCTGCGGCAGCTCCAAGAAAAGTTCCTGCAAGTTTACAATCAGGAAGATCCTGAACTCGAAGACAGCGATGAGACTGCAGACGCCGTCGAGCACGACAACTTGGGTCAAGGCACTGAGTCATGCTACTTGAGCAATGAAGAGGATTTTGAGAGGAAGCATGGCAGGGTGACTGCACAGCTTAAGGGCAGAATGAAAGTAGAGGGGTACCTGGTGCACCAAAGAGAAAGCCAGAATCTACAGGACGCCCTGAAGCAGGAGCTCTCCAGGGCTGTGAACGACTGTGTGGACAAGGTGTTCCAGAAGGTGTCGTCCACAGGGCTGGACCTGTCCCCTCAGCGCATGTGCCCATCTCCAGACATGCAGGGGGCGGAAAGGAAGAGTCAGCAAGGAGGCTCTGCTCAGGAACAACCCCACCCTGAAGAGACCACAGCCAAAGCCCGATCTCTGGAGTACTATGAAAGCACTGAGGCCCAAAGTCCGCAAGACCAGACAGAGGCTCTCTCACTGGTGGTCCGCAAGCCAGCAATGACTCCTCTGAGCTCAGTCGCCCCAACAGTGAAGAGGCCCTATCCCTTACACCAACCGCCATTTCAGTTCAATTACAGCACGCCTCTCCATGACAGCCAGATCCTGGAGCACCTTCTCAAGTATGGGCCCCACACCAACTTTGGGGGTCTCCCTTGCATGCCCCCATCCATGGACAGGACCTCCCCTGATTCAGTGGACTTGCCCTGGGACACCATCACCATGAGGTCCAAGGTGACATCCAGCCACCTGGGTCACCACCCTCGTCCTGCCGCCCTGGGGCCCGTGACAGTGGACAACCTGTGTCTGCCTCATGTCAAGATGGAGTGCGGTGAACTGCAGAACATGGCTGAGCGAAACCCCTACATGTCTCTCAAC ATTCAGGAGGGTCTCACCCCCAACCATCTGAAGAAGGCAAAGCTCATGTTCTTCTACACCCGCTACCCAAGCTCCAACGTACTGAAAACCTTCTTCCCTGATGTGAAG TTCAATCGCTGCATCACCTCTCAGCTGATCAAGTGGTTCAGCAACTTCAGGGAGTTCTACTACATCCAGATGGAGAAGTTTGCCCGCCAGGCCATCGTTGACGGCATCAGCGACGTCAAAGACATTTCTGTCAGCAGGGACTCGGAGCTGTTCCGGGCACTGAACATGCACTACAATAAAGCCAATGACTTCCAG GTTCCAGACAGATTCCTGGAGGTTGCTGAAATCACCCTACATGAATTTTACAACGCCATTTCCACGGCCAAAGATTCAGACCCGTCTTGGAAGAAGGCCATCTACAAGGTGATCTGTAAACTGGACAGTGATGTCCCAGAGGAGTTCAAGACGTCTTCCTGTTTATAG